A section of the Longimicrobium sp. genome encodes:
- a CDS encoding thioesterase domain-containing protein has product PAPSPSEPPLRTVEGMATRLVRMIREVQPSGPYRVAGWSFGGVLAYEIASQLIGRDEIVEFVGMFDSYHPARIRAAEGPAESRDWGLDHALILNALRTADTLPGGGGADSGEEAVAGADEDLETFVQRCRNEGLLPIYVTLAQARAVRDRLRGHQAALREYSPQPIPVLVHQFPAQQSPEADTTRGWGDFHPEWLLRVTPVPGTHLSMMRPPNAAALGGALSRAMDEARERVAPGGLSKEKERVIF; this is encoded by the coding sequence CCGGCGCCGTCGCCATCGGAGCCGCCGCTGCGCACCGTCGAGGGGATGGCGACACGCCTGGTGCGGATGATCCGCGAGGTGCAGCCCTCGGGGCCGTACCGGGTGGCGGGGTGGTCGTTCGGCGGGGTGCTGGCCTACGAGATCGCCTCGCAGCTGATCGGACGGGACGAGATCGTGGAGTTCGTGGGGATGTTCGACAGCTACCACCCGGCCCGCATCCGCGCGGCCGAAGGTCCCGCCGAATCGCGGGACTGGGGGCTCGACCACGCGCTCATCCTGAACGCGCTCCGCACCGCCGACACCCTGCCCGGCGGCGGGGGCGCGGACTCCGGCGAGGAGGCCGTGGCGGGCGCGGACGAGGACCTGGAAACGTTCGTCCAGAGGTGCCGCAACGAGGGGCTGCTTCCGATCTACGTGACCCTGGCGCAGGCCCGGGCAGTGCGCGACCGGCTGCGCGGGCACCAGGCCGCCCTGCGCGAGTACTCGCCGCAGCCGATTCCCGTCCTGGTCCACCAGTTCCCCGCCCAGCAAAGCCCCGAAGCGGACACGACGCGTGGCTGGGGCGACTTCCATCCCGAGTGGCTGCTCCGGGTGACGCCCGTCCCGGGGACCCACCTGTCGATGATGCGGCCGCCGAACGCCGCCGCGCTCGGCGGGGCGCTGTCGCGCGCGATGGACGAGGCACGGGAACGTGTGGCGCCGGGCGGCTTGTCGAAAGAGAAAGAGAGGGTGATATTCTGA